In Pelecanus crispus isolate bPelCri1 chromosome 16, bPelCri1.pri, whole genome shotgun sequence, the following proteins share a genomic window:
- the MACO1 gene encoding macoilin isoform X1: MKRRSADCSKLRRPLKRNRITEGIYGSTFLYLKFLVVWALVLLADFVLEFRFEYLWPFWLFIRSVYDSFRYQGLAFSVFFVCVAFTSNIICLLFIPIQWLFFAASTYVWVQYVWHTERGVCLPTVSLWILFVYIEAAIRFKDLKNFHVDLCRPFAAHCIGYPVVTLGFGFKSYVSYKMRLRKQKEVQKENEFYMQLLQQALPPEQQMLQRQEREAEEAAKGLSDMDSSILMQHNGGIPANKKLSATLPELEYREKGKEKDKDAKKHNLGINNNILQPVDSKIQEIEYMENHINSKRLNNDLVGSTENLLKEDSCTASSKNYKNVSGVVNSSPRSHSATNGSIPSSSTKNEKKQKCASKSPSTHKDLMENCIPNNQLSKPDALVRLEQDIKKLKADLQASRQIEQELRSQISSLTNTERGIRSEIGQLRQENELLQNKLHNAVQMKQKDKQMISQLEKKLKAEQEARAFVEKQLMEEKKRKKLEEATAARAVAFAAATRGECTETLRNRIRELETECKKLTIDIKLKEDQIRELEMKVQELRKYKENEKDTEVLMSALSAMQDKTQHLENSLSAETRIKLDLFSALGDAKRQLEIAQGQIIQKDQEIKDLKQKIAEVMAVMPSITYTAATSTLSPVSPHYSSKFVETSPSGLDPNASVYQPLKK, from the exons tacttTTCTGTATCTGAAGTTCCTGGTAGTGTGGGCCCTAGTACTGTTGGCAGATTTTGTCCTGGAGTTCAGATTTGAGTATCTGTGGCCGTTCTGGCTCTTCATCAGGAGCGTTTACGATTCCTTCAGATACCAGGGTTTG gccttttcagtattttttgtttgtgtagCATTCACATCAAATATAATATGTCTGCTCTTCATACCAATACAATGGCTGTTTTTTGCTGCCAGCACGTATGTTTGGGTACAGTATGTCTGGCACACAG AGAGGGGTGTGTGCTTACCAACAGTATCACTGTGGATACTTTTTGTTTATATCGAAGCAGCCATTagatttaaagatttaaaaaacttCCATGTAGACCTTTGTCGTCCATTTGCAGCACACTG tattGGCTACCCTGTTGTGACTTTGGGCTTTGGCTTTAAAAGTTACGTCAGCTACAAAATGcgtttaagaaaacaaaaagaagtgcAGAAAGAGAATGAGTTCTACATGCAGCTTCTCCAGCAAGCTCTGCCCCCCGAACAGCAGATGCTACAAAGGCAagagagggaggcagaggaag CAGCCAAAGGATTATCTGATATGGATTCCTCAATACTTATGCAGCACAATGGAGGCATTCCAGCCAATAAAAAATTATCTGCAACGTTGCCAGAGCTAGAATatagagaaaaagggaaagaaaaggacaaggaTGCTAAGAAACACAACCTTGGaataaataacaatattttGCAACCTGTAGACtctaaaatacaagaaattgaATATATGGAAAACCATATCAATAGTAAAAGATTAAATAATGATCTTGTAGGAAGTACAGAAAACCTCTTAAAAGAGGACTCATGCACTGCCTCGtccaaaaattacaaaaatgtcAGCGGAGTTGTGAACTCCTCTCCTCGCAGTCACAGTGCAACTAATGGGAGCATCCCTTCCTCATCtactaaaaatgagaaaaaacagaaatgtgctAGCAAGAGCCCAAGCACACATAAGGACTTAATGGAAAATTGTATTCCTAATAACCAGCTAAGCAAACCAGATGCACTGGTAAG GTTGGAACAAGATATTAAAAAGTTAAAGGCTGACCTGCAAGCAAGCAGGCAGATCGAACAGGAGCTACGTAGTCAGATCAGTTCTCTGACTAACACAGAGCGGGGAATTCGATCTGAAATCGGACAGCTCCGGCAAGAAAATGAACTGCTTCAGAACAA ATTACACAATGCTgtacaaatgaaacaaaaagacaaacaaatgaTCAGCCAGTTGGAGAAGAAACtaaaggcagagcaggaggcacGAGCCTTTGTAGAAAAACaattaatggaagaaaagaaaagaaagaagttggaAGAAGCAACTGCTGCACGTGCTGTCGCATTTGCTGCTGCTACAAG aggaGAATGTACTGAAACTTTACGAAATCGTATCCGAGAGTTGGAAACAGAGTGCAAGAAGCTAACAATTGACATAAAGCTGAAAGAAGATCAGATACGAGAACTAGAAATGAAAGTTCAG GAACTGCGGAAGTACAAGGAAAATGAGAAGGATACGGAGGTGTTAATGTCAGCACTTTCAGCCATGCAGGATAAAACACAGCACTTAGAGAACAGCCTGAGTGCAGAGACAAGAATCAAGCTGGATCTGTTCTCTGCATTAGGAGATGCAAAACGGCAGCTTGAGATTGCCCAAG gGCAGATCATTCAGAAAGATCAGGAAATCAAGGACCTAAAACAGAAGATTGCAGAAGTTATGGCAGTAATGCCCAGCATAACATACACTGCAGCCACCAGCACTCTGAGTCCTGTTTCCCCACATTACTCTTCCAAATTTGTGGAGACCAGCCCTTCTGGACTTGATCCCAATGCCTCCGTTTATCAGCCCTTGAAGAAATGA
- the MACO1 gene encoding macoilin isoform X2 — protein MKRRSADCSKLRRPLKRNRITEGIYGSTFLYLKFLVVWALVLLADFVLEFRFEYLWPFWLFIRSVYDSFRYQGLAFSVFFVCVAFTSNIICLLFIPIQWLFFAASTYVWVQYVWHTERGVCLPTVSLWILFVYIEAAIRFKDLKNFHVDLCRPFAAHWLEQDIKKLKADLQASRQIEQELRSQISSLTNTERGIRSEIGQLRQENELLQNKLHNAVQMKQKDKQMISQLEKKLKAEQEARAFVEKQLMEEKKRKKLEEATAARAVAFAAATRGECTETLRNRIRELETECKKLTIDIKLKEDQIRELEMKVQELRKYKENEKDTEVLMSALSAMQDKTQHLENSLSAETRIKLDLFSALGDAKRQLEIAQGQIIQKDQEIKDLKQKIAEVMAVMPSITYTAATSTLSPVSPHYSSKFVETSPSGLDPNASVYQPLKK, from the exons tacttTTCTGTATCTGAAGTTCCTGGTAGTGTGGGCCCTAGTACTGTTGGCAGATTTTGTCCTGGAGTTCAGATTTGAGTATCTGTGGCCGTTCTGGCTCTTCATCAGGAGCGTTTACGATTCCTTCAGATACCAGGGTTTG gccttttcagtattttttgtttgtgtagCATTCACATCAAATATAATATGTCTGCTCTTCATACCAATACAATGGCTGTTTTTTGCTGCCAGCACGTATGTTTGGGTACAGTATGTCTGGCACACAG AGAGGGGTGTGTGCTTACCAACAGTATCACTGTGGATACTTTTTGTTTATATCGAAGCAGCCATTagatttaaagatttaaaaaacttCCATGTAGACCTTTGTCGTCCATTTGCAGCACACTG GTTGGAACAAGATATTAAAAAGTTAAAGGCTGACCTGCAAGCAAGCAGGCAGATCGAACAGGAGCTACGTAGTCAGATCAGTTCTCTGACTAACACAGAGCGGGGAATTCGATCTGAAATCGGACAGCTCCGGCAAGAAAATGAACTGCTTCAGAACAA ATTACACAATGCTgtacaaatgaaacaaaaagacaaacaaatgaTCAGCCAGTTGGAGAAGAAACtaaaggcagagcaggaggcacGAGCCTTTGTAGAAAAACaattaatggaagaaaagaaaagaaagaagttggaAGAAGCAACTGCTGCACGTGCTGTCGCATTTGCTGCTGCTACAAG aggaGAATGTACTGAAACTTTACGAAATCGTATCCGAGAGTTGGAAACAGAGTGCAAGAAGCTAACAATTGACATAAAGCTGAAAGAAGATCAGATACGAGAACTAGAAATGAAAGTTCAG GAACTGCGGAAGTACAAGGAAAATGAGAAGGATACGGAGGTGTTAATGTCAGCACTTTCAGCCATGCAGGATAAAACACAGCACTTAGAGAACAGCCTGAGTGCAGAGACAAGAATCAAGCTGGATCTGTTCTCTGCATTAGGAGATGCAAAACGGCAGCTTGAGATTGCCCAAG gGCAGATCATTCAGAAAGATCAGGAAATCAAGGACCTAAAACAGAAGATTGCAGAAGTTATGGCAGTAATGCCCAGCATAACATACACTGCAGCCACCAGCACTCTGAGTCCTGTTTCCCCACATTACTCTTCCAAATTTGTGGAGACCAGCCCTTCTGGACTTGATCCCAATGCCTCCGTTTATCAGCCCTTGAAGAAATGA